The genomic DNA AAGGTGGAGTCCAATCTACCTGCATTTTGAGTAACTCTTGTAGGTCATCAATTACTTCAACTGGCGTACGCCCACCTGGACGCAGAAGGGTAATTCCCGTAGCAGCGTGTTTCCGATAGACTGCCAGTTTCCCGAAATCGGAATCATGCGTTAGAACAAATCGACTCATTATATATGCATTAGCGAGAATGTCCTCGTCTTTGTAAAGATGCCAACCCTCTTCAAAAGCAGAAACTACATCAACCCCTTGAGAACGTAAAAACTGAATAACTGGGGTCGTTATATTCATATCCGCGACAAGTGGAGGTAGCATCGTTAAGAAATCCCTTCGTGTTGAGAAGGGACATCAACAACTATATCATTCTGCAATGCGCGTGCTGCGTAGCCAAGGACAGCCCGAATGCTTTCTT from Candidatus Poribacteria bacterium includes the following:
- a CDS encoding DUF5615 family PIN-like protein; the protein is MLPPLVADMNITTPVIQFLRSQGVDVVSAFEEGWHLYKDEDILANAYIMSRFVLTHDSDFGKLAVYRKHAATGITLLRPGGRTPVEVIDDLQELLKMQVDWTPPLIAVYQSRRLRIRRL